The region GCCGGCCTGATTTGAACAATTGACTTATCGCCGATGCGCAATGTTCTATTCTTTACCGCCGATATAGTCCGGTTCCGGCAACTAGTATCAGTGCCTGCGCTTCATACACCGTCACCCGAAACCCTCACTCCACCGCACAGTACTGAACTAACCATGGACATGCTAATGAACGTTTATGGGAAGAGTTCCCTCCAGCTTCACGTCAGTTGACACCGTACCGAAATGACGGACCGCCACCGCCATCCGTTGGCTTCGAGTTCCATCAGGAATTAAGTCCAAAATAAAAGTAGAAGCGGCAAATGCTTTTGTCACATATCCTCTCAGTATAGTTATGCCTCTTTGACAGAGTGTCTGGGCCACGGTAAGTTAGCTCGCGATGTTATGTTAAAATGTTTTGAGACACTGGGACATAAATATGATTCACGTACCGGTTTCGGTAGAGATGTTCGTAGCGAGATTTAATCGATTAGTTTCTTTTCAGATCGCAACGACATGTGATCCGTCGTATAAATACTGAAGATGGAGAGTGAGTTCCGCTGGTCAACGGCGGTGTGGAGTTGACTGCTCGGAAAGGTCAGAAAGGCGCAAGCGGTCCGTCCAAGACATGAAAGTGCAAGTTGCCTAATATTTTTCTCTTACATATACAACCTAACTTTGCTCAAGTCTACTATCCGGTCGTCAAGTTGTCGATAAGACCAAGTCAAAACTCCTCTCAGTCAAAGACAACCTCATCAGTGCCAAGCCAAGTTGCCACCACTCAGGCATTCCCAAATCAGCAAAACCAAGACACACAACAACAAACCGCCAAGCAAACCACACATAAGCAATATCTAAATCGGCCAAACTCAACTCCCCCGACAAAAAACTCACACTCTCAGCCTCATCGCCTCTTTCCCACCACGCATCATCTCACTGCACCTACAAAATAAGCTCAACCAATGTGGCGGGCAGCATACTCAATTCAGGAACCAGTGTGGAGCATCATGAGATAAAAATATCCTGCTGATCCTGCCTAATGCAGTTTGGCGTCATGTAGTCTGCAGCAGCTGGGAATGAGGATGGGCGAGTTCCTGGCAAAAAGCATCTCAGCCGCAGACCAGCCAAGAAACTTGGCTTGCCTTTCCCAGGGCTTTTCTTACTCTTGAGTCTGCATCGTGGGGTATAACGACTGGCAAAGCGATGGCCTCACTTTAGTGTTATTTTCGGTGGTTCTCTGGGGTTTTGGATGACCCGCATGAGGGCTAATTGCCATAACGGTAAACTCCTTGGCAGGGAGTTGTAGTTGAATGGGAATAAACTACATtttaagcttcttctggGGTTTGACTCTATTTTTAAAACTAAAGAATTATATAAAGGTCCCTGAAGATCTTGTTTGAATCAATCTTGAatacatcatcatcagcatcatcatctgcaaaTCGAGCCTCTCAACCTAATCTTCATAGAACTCTCCTCAACTCTTCACTCTTCATTCTCATTCTTACTCTCACTCTCATTCTCACAATGAAGGTCCTCACCGTCGCCCAAATCATGGCCATGACCGCCACCGTGGTCACAGCCTTCCCCGTTTCCGCCGACACACTCAACTGTCGCGCCGAGCCCAACACCAGCTCCGCCGTCAAGAAGACCTACAAGAAGAACGACGACATCAAGATCTCCTGCCAAATTGCAGGCACCTCCGTCAACGGCCACAACATCTGGGACAAGACCCAAGACGGCTGCTACGTCTCCGACTACTACGTCAAGACCGGCAGCTCTGGCTACATCACCGGCAAATGCGGCGGCGGCTCtaaccctcctcctccatctggCAGCTTCTGCAAGTCACTCAACAAGGCTGGCACCGACCTAATCACCCACTTTGAAGGCTTTGTCGACAGACCCAAGCCCGATCCTATTGGTCTCCCAACAGTCGGCTACGGCCATCTCTGCCAGCAAAAGAACTGCGCTGAAGTCAAGTACAAGTTCCCCTTGACCAAGGCGACCGCTCTCCAGCTGCTGCACGACGATCTCCCCAAGTACACTGGTTGTCTGGGTAAGGTTCTCAACGCGGGCAAGGTTAAGCTCAACGACAATCAGTGGGCTGCCTTGACATCTTGGGTCTTCAATGTCGGTTGTGGCGCAGCCAAGACGTCAAGCCTTGTCAAGAGActcaacaatggcgaaaATGCCGTCACTGTTGCCTCGCAGGAGTTGCCTAAGTGGAAGCTTGCTGGTGGTAAAGTCATGCCCGGCCTTGTTAGGCGTCGTGCTGACGAGGTGAAGCTGTTCAAGGTTGCTTCTTCCAAGGCCGCTTTTCCCAAGTGCCAGTAAGCTCGCGGTCTTGAAACATAAATTTTACACATGCGGGAGCTGCAAAATTATTGGGTTTCACTCACTGTTATTTACTCCTTATATCTTGTACCTAGCTTCGTTTGACTACACTTTTGGACCCGATAGATCACACTGCATAGCGAATTTCTAGTCAGTAGTTGTATATATCTTTAACTTGGCGCCTAGGCCGCGGACAAGGCATTGAATATAGTTTGACTTCAAAAATATTTGCCATATCTAAATTTCGCGTAAGGTGATGAGCTTGTAAAGGCAGTTAGGCAGACACGCCAATTTGGCACGGCGCATCGCCGGTATTAGGAGTAGAATGCGGACACCAAACTaatgcaatacaatacaatactAAGCATCGAAAGAAAAATGCAAATGCCACATAGTAAATATTCTGATAGGGCCTCAGCCTGTGCCAGGCGGTCACCATCTTTACCAATGACAGCTGAAGATTAAGGGTAAAGTAATAATTTATACTAGAAAACTGTTCTAGGAAATTCGAATGTTACACTTGTTGTACTGTCATTTCTCCAACCAGTCCATCATCGAAACTACATCAAGCCTTGCATTGACCATGACGCGGACGAAGCATCTGAACATAtatgttcttcttgttatCGTACCAAATACCACCACTTCCTCCAAAAACACACTTCAGTGTCAACGGAGACCACATTCTTCCCGTAATCTCTTCTGGTCGAGCGTGAATACTCCCTCCTTCGGATGGTGCGCATACGACAGTCTCGCAGCACTTTTTCGCAATAGACATGCAATAATCGGCATCGACATTAATCATTCCACCCTCGTCTGCCAATGAATCCCATTCACCAATCGGACCAGGGCAATCTAGAGGGTCTGGCCCGGCTCCCTGTCATTGCTGTCAGCTTGATATGGACACTTGTTTGCGAAGGACGACGTATATTCCTACCTTTGGGCAAAGACAAGCACTGTTGCCGTCCGCCTTGGAGCGTGCGAAGACTTCTTTGGGATCAACACCAGTTTCTTTAAGTATTTCGGACCACGGAAAGCGGGAGGCGGTGgcatcttcaatgtcgaaCGTGGAGGTGGATAAGGGTTGCTGGCGGTTGCTGAGGAGAACCCAAGGAGTAATAATGGTAGGGGAAAACGCGACTAAGAGACCAATATATTTCATGGTGATGCACTAGGTATGGTTCGGTGCTTAATGGGCTAGTCTTTTGAAGCCGAGCGTTTCTTCGAATGCGagctcttcttggaggcaCTCCCAATGGAGTCTTTGCTCGAGTCGGAGTCCTTGTTCTTTCGCTTGAAGAAATTTCGAAATCGTCGATACGCAAGGTAGAGTTTTAGAAGTAAGCAATGCATGGTGTCGTGACTGAAGGAGGTGTTTGTGTTGTACaaaggagtctggtgcttgtgcGCGTAACGAGACACGAGTTTCCGTCAAAGAAATGAACCGATTCCCGGTGCTCCTTCCTCTGTTGCTTCGAAGTGCTTCGAAGTGCTTCGGACtcgtcaactggtcaaccTGTCTTTAGCAACAAGACGGACCAATCCAAGCCTCGCACTGGCGAGTCGCGGGCAGCACAAACAAGGCAAGTGTCACACAAGTAGATGAGATGCTAAACACCTGCTCACAACAATTTTGTTTCATTTATTGAGTATTTGGATATCTCTGCCACTCCTTGTCATTCCTCATTCACGACGTAATGCGTACAAGCCGACCAACCCATTTTCCACTCTCATGCACCCTGAGCAACGCCTACTATCCCCATATTCACGACGACAAGTTCTGCATTCGCACACTCCTGTTGGAGTTCGAGTCCCTGGGCTGCTCATCCCACTTCACTGCTCGAGCCGAGTTCTGCTGTCGCAGGCTGCGAAGTCGCTGCTGCTTTCGCCTGTAAATGAGCAATGCTGCAGCGGCTAATAACCCGACACCAGCGacgacgccaacaacaatcCCAGCAATAGCACCGCCTGAGAGACCAGATCCTCCAGACCC is a window of Pochonia chlamydosporia 170 chromosome 5, whole genome shotgun sequence DNA encoding:
- a CDS encoding glycoside hydrolase family 24 (similar to Metarhizium robertsii ARSEF 23 XP_007822386.1) is translated as MKVLTVAQIMAMTATVVTAFPVSADTLNCRAEPNTSSAVKKTYKKNDDIKISCQIAGTSVNGHNIWDKTQDGCYVSDYYVKTGSSGYITGKCGGGSNPPPPSGSFCKSLNKAGTDLITHFEGFVDRPKPDPIGLPTVGYGHLCQQKNCAEVKYKFPLTKATALQLLHDDLPKYTGCLGKVLNAGKVKLNDNQWAALTSWVFNVGCGAAKTSSLVKRLNNGENAVTVASQELPKWKLAGGKVMPGLVRRRADEVKLFKVASSKAAFPKCQ